Within Palaemon carinicauda isolate YSFRI2023 chromosome 14, ASM3689809v2, whole genome shotgun sequence, the genomic segment tttaggataacatatgtttattccctaaaaaattagccacttcctatttcatttgggtacccaaaaaaattcatgaaatttggacaaatttttttggccaaaaaaagttaccctttttttctcatttcagatcttcacctccatgggtctgacttcatccaaaatacatcaagatgtgtcctaaacattcaagaatcaattcctaaaaggatttgtgtatatatgtataaacttttttttatgaatttttacgtcaggtcttttttttttctacttaattttttaaaatatttataataaatagtttttctgcagatgagtagtatttatctttacagttgttttaagcattcattgaagttttttgtggcaaaagaaaaaaggagtttactgcaaaaactgatttttcaagaattttttttggcgtcggggtcgttcgcgtccgagtatacccttaaaggggtgtccgaggaccgtacctatccagggttaaagaaattGATGAGGATGTGAGACGTGATGTCAGAGAAAATCCTGTCATGACTTACATGAAGCCTTACTTTGAAAGGGTTTGGTCTCTGCTGCTGGAAATGGAGAGGAGGCTCTGCTCAGTTCGTGGCAGCATGAATATGGCGTTCCAGAAGAACTTCCAGGGTTTATTTGATTCCTTGATCAAAGGTAAGTTATGCAGTGAGTAAAATAGGTCTCTAGGTCACTCGTGTTTGATAGAGTTAAACATCTGTCAACTTAGAGTAATTTTCTGTACTTCCCTGAAAAACATGCGAGAGAAAATAATGGGCAGGGCTACCGCAATGTTAGCTTTTCATGGTGGTTTGTGGTTATTTAATTTCATAACACAGTTTTTCATAAAGAGGCAAGGGTTATCCTTTGGCAATTGGGTTGGTTGATATCAGGCCTAACTGGTATTTTGAACCTGGGATATATGGGATAAACGCTGGATTTAGCAGATTTTTAGTAATTAGAATAGTAAGgcactatagttattattattattattacgattactatccaagctacaaccctagttggaaaagtaagatgctataagcccaggggctctaacagggaaaaatagcccagtgaggaaaggaaataaataaatgatgagaacaaattaacaataaatcattctaaaaaaaaaaaaagtaacaacgtcaaaacagacatgtcatatataaactattaacaacatcaaaaacaaatatgtcatgaataaactataaaatgactcatgtccgcctggtcaacaaaaaagcatttgctccaactttgaacttttgaagttctactgattcaactacccgattaggaagatcattccacaacttggtaacagctggaataaaacttctagagtactgcgtagtattgagcctcatgatggagaaggctcaaTACTAGATTTCTgtatatttctctaagatttccAAGATTTACTATATCTTAATGAAGCAAGGGTTACTCACTAAACAGGAAATGTCCCAACATCATTCGATGATGTTGCTGACATACCCAAATATCAGTGTGGATTTTAGTTTCATCtaattgcgccccccccccccacaaaaaaaaaaaaaaaaaaaagcaattgctTCAAATATAAGTCTCAAATATTTGAGGGGAAACTTTTATTGTGACTCCCTCTATGATCTTTAGATATAATCTACTATATGTTGGAATTAACTTTTTTCTTATGCTTTTCAATCTCCAATATAATATACCTAAAGGAAATCTGAATCCTATTATGCAAATAAAAAGAATCTCAAGACACCAGATTTTACATAAGAATAACAATTTAGTCCACTATGCAAAAATATATACCTATTAACCAAAACATTCTCATTCACAGTTGTTGTCAAGATCCTCGAGATGTTTGAGGAGGGAGAGACTCCAAAAATTGTGCAGTGGATCAAAGACTTCCTTCAGGATATTCCAGAGATCCGCAAACTTCAAGAGCTCATAGATGGATTGATCAAAGATTATCCTGATGACGTGGAGGAATTGAAACGAATCGTAGCTAAAATCATCTCCAAGCTGGAAGAAGACACTGATGACGTCAGAGATGCCATTAGCCGTAACCCAGCTCTCCAGAAAAAAATCAACTGGTTCTTTAGGAATTATGTGAGTATTTTATAGAATGTGTATCAATATAGTAAGTGCAAAGATATCAAATTGTAAAACATGTTCATCCatatcacaaaaataaatatatcactgAATGAGTATGTCACTAACAAACAGGTTTTAGTGATatgtattcatcataaataaccacatgttgcataCTCACTaatcaactatcatggtggagataagtttatttcaagtcttagaacagattcctgaattcaacaggaatatatacAGTGGACTTATAATAAACTTATATCCTTCTTAATAGGTCGATTGTAGAGTCcccacaggcatggtttcggctgagaggcataggttcaaatccttgcccagccagaagcatttatcataaatgaattcccagtggatatatattaccaaaggtagaattctgtattaaatgccaatTTACAAACATCTAAATGTCCTTTTCCTTTTGCTCACAGAACCGTATACTTGGTCTCCAGATGAACAAATTCATCAGCAGCGTTCTGAATGATTTGCTTTGGGTATCCGTGCAATATGATGAGAATCACTTGACTGTATCAATACCATCCAGGAGACCCATCACTTCTCTAACTCAAGCTCTGTACTACACCCTACCAAACCCCACAGCATTGCTGAGGGACATAGCTTGGTACTTTTACTCGGTTGATCCTATTCCTTTGAGAAATATTTTGTGGAGTAGTCCTGAATTCTTCCCAATGAAAGTTAGCCATCTGCTTCCTCCGTACAACCGCACGGCTGTGATTGTCGAAGGGAAGGAGCTCCTAACCTTTGATGGAGTCGTTCTGAGGGCACCGCCATCGCCTTGCAAAGTTCTCCTCGTTGCTTTTAAATCTAATTCCCTTTTCATGGAACATCCACATCCATCGGCATTGCAGCAGTTGACTCTCAAGACTTCCGAAGCTATGGTTGTTATCAACCCagattataaagtttttataaatgGTCAAGAAATAGAGAATCCAACAGTAACTCAATCTGGAATTAGTGTGTCAAAAGGGACTGGGAGGATAACAGTTTCGACTCCCTTCATAACTTTACAGATTTATACCAAACGCAATGTTGTTTCTGTTGTGATTTCTGGCTGGGCTTTTGGAGAAACGGCTGGACTACTCGGTTCCTACGATGGCGAAGTAGCCAATGACTGGTTGATGAGAAGCGGTTCCAGGGCACCTAACCTTCAAGAGCTTGTAAAATCCTGGCAAGAGGATCAACACTGCCCAACCCCAAGCATTTCACCAATAATCCCATCTCGAGTTTAGGAGGGAAAATACATACTGTGTCAGGTTTCCCTGAATGTACGTAATACATGCCGTGCTATCATTAATCCAGATCCGTTTTTGAAGATCTGCTATGCTGCAATGAATCATCTTGATGTGGCGTTCGCGTACCGCGCCATGTGTGACAGCAAAGGCATCTCTTACGTCTTCCCATCCCTTTGATGTCAGTAAATACCCCCGAAAGGAAGTGTAGCCCTCTGGCGGTGACACAATGCCTCAGTGATTTATAGAATTtaatttataatagaaataatcacATATAGCGGCTATAATTTCCTTAGGACAGATTAGAAATTCAGATAAGTGCTAAGCCTTATTACAGCAAGGAGTTTGTAATAAGGTATTATGACCAGTAACATCTAAATCTTTAGAAGAAGGTGCTATTGCGATAGTGCATTTATCTGAATATTATTATGTACACTGCTCACActcatgtatactgcatatatatatatatatatatatatatatatatatatatatatatatatatatatatatatatatatgtacatatatatatatatatatatatatatatatatatatatatatatatatatatatatatatatatatatatatatatgcacgtaaatAATACTCGCTTAATAGTTAACAATAATAGATATTTGTATACATTTTCTTAAAATGTATTTGTTGAAAAAAGTTTGTTTTAATTTTGAGGAAATTATTCCACCGAAATAGAAAATTTCTACAGGTTTGGCTTTATAATTTGTACAaaataataacaagagaaagaaagtcctatcaaaataaaagctttatagTTAGCAAACTGTCATATTTTTCCATCCTAAAACTaaggacatgatatatatatatatatatatatatatatatatatatatatatatatatatatatatatatatatatatatatatatatatatatatatatatatatatatatatacacacacacacacacacatatatatatatatatatatatatatatatatatatatatatagtatatatatatatatatatatatatatatatatatatatatacacagtatgtgagtatgtgtatatatatactgtatatatatatatatatatatatatatataatgtgtatatatatatatatatatatatatatatatatatatatatatatatatatgtgtgtatgtatatatatatatatatatatatatatatatatatatatatatatatatatatatatatatatatatatatatgtatttacatatatatgtatatacatatatatatatatatatatatatatatatatatatatatatatatatatatatatataaattcatatatatacagtatataattatacctatacatatatatatatatatatatatatatatatatatatatatatatatatatatatatatatacacagtatataatcttCGTTTCACTAAACCTCCTACTTCCTCATTAGTCTTATCCTTTCTGCTTACCCTGTCctacttactttcattttaatatgatcgagtatggaaatatttgcaaataaagtaaacagactaaacaacgacaactgttctgataaagaagctgtctataaagaaatgcaagacctattcagtaatatattagaagaatacaagaaagaaatccaggtaccattgtttgatcaaaatgacataaaaatactaagaaatctaagtgaaaacaaagacattatattttctaaaccagacaaagggaaaggtattaccatcatgaataaaagtgattat encodes:
- the LOC137652760 gene encoding vitellogenin-like, producing MTYMKPYFERVWSLLLEMERRLCSVRGSMNMAFQKNFQGLFDSLIKVVVKILEMFEEGETPKIVQWIKDFLQDIPEIRKLQELIDGLIKDYPDDVEELKRIVAKIISKLEEDTDDVRDAISRNPALQKKINWFFRNYNRILGLQMNKFISSVLNDLLWVSVQYDENHLTVSIPSRRPITSLTQALYYTLPNPTALLRDIAWYFYSVDPIPLRNILWSSPEFFPMKVSHLLPPYNRTAVIVEGKELLTFDGVVLRAPPSPCKVLLVAFKSNSLFMEHPHPSALQQLTLKTSEAMVVINPDYKVFINGQEIENPTVTQSGISVSKGTGRITVSTPFITLQIYTKRNVVSVVISGWAFGETAGLLGSYDGEVANDWLMRSGSRAPNLQELVKSWQEDQHCPTPSISPIIPSRV